A window of the Lactobacillus amylovorus DSM 20531 genome harbors these coding sequences:
- a CDS encoding glycosyltransferase family 4 protein: MIRINMFSQADSVKGQGVGSAYNELIKLLRTRLVDEFYVTINKYGNSDLTHYHTINPTYYANSFSPARGRKIGYVHFLPDTLEGSIKLPGVAKKVFYNYVIDFYQRMDQIVVVNPIFIDKLVDYGIDRDKVKYIPNFVSKEKFYEESLASKNAFRHELGIPLDKFVVFGDGQVQERKGIDDFVKMAEANPDVQFIWAGGFSFGKITDGYDHYKQMVDNPPKNLTFAGIVDRAKLVNYLNIADLFVLPSYDELFPMSVLEAFSCGTPVLLRDLDLYKAIIDGYYMSGKDFGEMNQILQKAVKDPQLLKKYSELSNKASQEYSEERLAKIWNEFYHEQYKLGKELGQIR; encoded by the coding sequence ATGATTAGAATTAATATGTTCTCGCAAGCAGATTCAGTTAAGGGTCAAGGTGTTGGCTCTGCTTATAATGAATTGATCAAATTGCTGAGAACGCGTTTAGTAGATGAATTTTATGTAACGATTAATAAATATGGCAATAGTGATTTGACCCACTACCATACAATTAATCCAACTTACTATGCCAACAGCTTTTCACCAGCTCGTGGTAGAAAAATAGGCTATGTACACTTTTTACCTGATACGCTTGAAGGTTCTATTAAATTACCTGGTGTTGCTAAAAAGGTCTTTTATAATTACGTAATTGATTTTTATCAACGAATGGATCAAATCGTTGTAGTTAATCCAATTTTTATTGATAAATTGGTTGATTATGGCATTGATCGTGACAAGGTAAAATACATTCCTAACTTTGTTTCTAAGGAAAAGTTCTACGAAGAATCACTTGCAAGTAAAAATGCTTTTCGTCATGAACTAGGTATTCCACTTGATAAATTCGTTGTGTTTGGCGACGGACAAGTTCAAGAACGTAAGGGTATTGATGATTTTGTTAAAATGGCTGAAGCTAATCCTGATGTGCAATTTATTTGGGCTGGTGGCTTTTCATTTGGCAAAATTACGGATGGATATGATCACTACAAGCAGATGGTCGACAATCCACCTAAGAACTTAACTTTTGCCGGAATAGTTGATCGTGCTAAGTTGGTTAATTACCTGAACATTGCTGACTTGTTTGTCTTACCATCATATGATGAATTGTTCCCAATGTCTGTCTTAGAAGCATTTAGCTGTGGTACGCCAGTTTTGCTGCGTGACCTTGATTTGTATAAGGCAATTATTGACGGATATTATATGAGCGGTAAAGACTTCGGCGAAATGAATCAAATTTTGCAGAAAGCTGTAAAAGATCCACAATTATTAAAGAAGTATAGTGAATTGTCCAATAAAGCTAGTCAAGAATATTCTGAGGAACGATTAGCTAAAATTTGGAATGAGTTTTATCATGAGCAATACAAATTAGGAAAAGAATTAGGGCAAATTCGCTAA
- a CDS encoding LTA synthase family protein, with the protein MERIKSFFKWLTQTKLGFFTIVLVLFWLKTYFIYLTKFNLGAVGPMQQFLLLINPIPSGMLLLGIGLFFKGRKSYWIVLIIDFILTLWLFSNILYYREFSNFLSFSIIKTSGSTSDNLGKSIAGITLASDFLAFADIAIVIALLLTKVIKIDVRPLKLKVNLLIELLAASLMGLNLLMAQKDRSGLLTRTFDNNYIVKYLGINEYAVYDGYKTAQTSAQMAKANVSDLRSVRNYLKANYVKPNPEYTGVAKGKNVLIIHLESFQQFLIGYKWKGKEVTPNLNKIYHQKDTISFDNFFNQVGQGKTSDAEMMLENSLYGLQSGSAMSTYGTSNTFESAPAILHQEAGYTTAVMHGGAGSFWNRNNAYKSFGYQYFMPLSFYKNKPSYYIGYGLKDKIFFDQSIKYIERLPQPFYLKMITVTNHYPYQLDKKNQTIDKTNTGDETVDGYVQTAHYLDQAIGELMRWMKKTGLDKNTLVVLYGDHYGISGNHHKASAELLKKKSFNDFDNLQFQRVPLMFHMKGLKGGINHTYGGEIDVLPTLLNLLGVNDKGTIQFGYDLLSKHTPQIVAQRNGDFITPEYSKVGSNYYDTKTGQKIKPDKKLKTKLTSISNQVTTQLSLSDRVINGNLLRFYRPKWFTKVKPKDYDYNKEPSLKRLYDDPSKTSLWYKNHKKTTQKDFKTDAPELKK; encoded by the coding sequence ATGGAACGTATCAAGTCTTTTTTTAAATGGCTAACGCAAACCAAACTTGGATTTTTTACGATTGTTTTAGTTTTATTTTGGCTGAAAACATACTTTATTTATTTGACCAAGTTTAATTTAGGTGCAGTTGGTCCAATGCAGCAATTTTTGCTTTTAATTAATCCTATTCCTTCAGGGATGCTCCTTTTAGGAATCGGATTGTTCTTTAAAGGGCGGAAATCGTATTGGATAGTTTTGATAATTGATTTCATCCTGACACTATGGCTTTTTTCAAATATTCTTTATTACCGAGAGTTTTCAAACTTTTTGTCATTTTCAATCATTAAGACATCAGGTTCAACTTCAGATAATTTAGGAAAAAGTATTGCAGGGATAACTTTAGCAAGTGATTTCTTGGCCTTTGCTGATATCGCGATAGTTATTGCATTGCTGCTTACGAAAGTTATCAAGATAGACGTTCGTCCTTTGAAGCTTAAGGTAAATCTTTTAATTGAACTTTTAGCAGCTAGTCTAATGGGATTAAATCTGTTGATGGCTCAAAAGGATCGTTCAGGTCTTTTAACAAGAACTTTTGATAATAACTACATTGTTAAATATTTGGGAATCAATGAATATGCCGTTTATGACGGCTATAAGACAGCGCAGACTAGTGCGCAGATGGCTAAGGCTAATGTTTCTGACTTACGCTCTGTTAGAAACTATTTGAAAGCCAATTATGTTAAACCAAATCCTGAATATACTGGCGTAGCTAAAGGAAAGAATGTTTTAATCATTCACCTAGAAAGTTTCCAGCAATTTTTGATTGGCTATAAGTGGAAGGGTAAAGAAGTAACGCCTAACTTGAATAAGATCTATCATCAAAAAGATACTATTAGTTTTGATAATTTCTTTAATCAAGTAGGTCAAGGTAAGACTTCCGATGCAGAAATGATGCTTGAGAACTCACTGTATGGTTTGCAATCAGGCTCTGCAATGTCTACTTATGGTACTTCCAATACTTTTGAAAGTGCCCCAGCAATTTTGCATCAAGAAGCAGGCTATACTACTGCTGTAATGCATGGTGGTGCTGGATCATTTTGGAATAGAAATAATGCTTATAAGTCATTTGGCTACCAATACTTTATGCCACTTTCCTTTTATAAAAATAAGCCAAGCTATTACATCGGCTATGGCTTAAAGGATAAGATCTTCTTTGACCAATCAATCAAGTATATTGAACGTTTGCCACAACCATTTTATTTGAAGATGATTACGGTAACGAACCACTATCCATATCAACTTGATAAGAAGAATCAGACCATTGATAAAACCAACACGGGGGATGAAACCGTTGATGGTTATGTTCAAACAGCGCACTATCTTGATCAAGCCATTGGTGAACTAATGCGGTGGATGAAGAAGACCGGTCTTGATAAGAACACTTTGGTTGTTCTCTATGGTGACCACTACGGAATCTCAGGCAACCACCATAAAGCAAGTGCTGAATTGCTTAAGAAGAAGTCATTTAATGATTTTGATAATTTACAATTTCAAAGAGTCCCATTGATGTTCCATATGAAGGGACTTAAAGGTGGCATTAACCATACTTATGGCGGTGAAATTGATGTTTTGCCAACACTGCTTAATTTGCTTGGTGTAAATGATAAGGGAACTATTCAATTTGGCTATGATTTGTTGAGTAAGCATACGCCTCAAATTGTGGCACAGAGAAATGGTGACTTTATTACGCCAGAATACTCTAAAGTAGGCAGCAATTATTATGACACCAAGACAGGACAGAAGATAAAACCCGATAAGAAGTTGAAGACTAAACTTACTTCGATTTCTAACCAGGTTACTACACAGCTTTCTCTGTCTGATCGTGTGATTAACGGTAATTTGTTGCGGTTCTATCGTCCTAAGTGGTTTACTAAAGTGAAACCTAAAGATTATGATTATAACAAGGAGCCGTCATTAAAACGTCTATATGATGATCCAAGCAAGACCTCTCTTTGGTATAAGAATCATAAGAAGACAACTCAGAAAGATTTCAAGACAGATGCTCCTGAGTTAAAAAAATAA
- the rnr gene encoding ribonuclease R, giving the protein MAQNEKILSGVLEIFRHNPQKQFRVDQIEREARRDRLGNFTELIKALSFLEHEKKIITDGKGQYQLAQENTIVEGNFRANDKGFGFVKLDDEEAYDVFIAADYTKYAVDGDRVKVKITAGGNPWNGKGPEGQIEEILERGLESLVGEFHPLTDEQRKVSHFIGYAISDNKKLHKYRVYLSENGLIPQMGDMVKVSIKDYPDKDNPESMTGAVIKIIGNKNDPGVDIMSIVSAHDVRTDWPEDAMAQANAIPDHVTEEEKKGRVDITDQPAVTIDGDDSKDFDDAVVLWKLPNGNYHLGVHIADVSHYVTENTPLNEEAFARGNSTYLVDRVIPMLPFRLSNGICSLNEGVDRLVLSCDMEITPEGKRVGYKIYPAVMRSHGRMTYNKVNQTLKGDMDGLEDKYVKLRPMLEEMADLHAILYKQRHARGAIDFEEPEAKIIVDDQGKPTDIVLHERGTAEKMIESFMLMANETVAEDFYKKQVPFLYRVHETPDSERIRNFFEFCSAFGLNIHADPENVKPLDLQKVVSKTTGTPEEAVVQMMMLRSLKQARYSEEALGHFGLAAKYYTHFTSPIRRYSDLMVHRMIHAYQEKGTSEDIQKHFAGYLPDVAEQTSTQERRSIDTEREVNDLKMTEYMADQVGEHFDAVVSSVTSFGMFIQLPNTVEGLVHISNLTDDFYSFNEKSLTLTGRGTHKQYKIGMPIKVTLINANVEQHQLNFEVYDPNAPKRKHRDRGMNNRRRGNRGFHNDHGHRGGGNYNSRGDRRSHGRGSNRRNQRNFKH; this is encoded by the coding sequence ATGGCACAAAACGAAAAAATTTTGTCCGGTGTTTTAGAAATTTTTCGCCATAATCCACAAAAACAATTTCGTGTAGATCAAATCGAACGAGAAGCACGTCGTGATAGATTAGGTAATTTTACTGAATTAATTAAAGCTCTCTCATTTTTAGAGCATGAAAAAAAGATTATTACAGATGGTAAAGGACAATATCAATTAGCTCAAGAAAATACCATCGTTGAAGGAAACTTTAGAGCTAATGATAAAGGCTTTGGCTTTGTAAAACTTGATGATGAAGAAGCCTATGATGTCTTTATCGCCGCCGACTATACTAAATACGCTGTTGATGGCGACCGAGTAAAGGTTAAGATTACAGCTGGGGGCAACCCATGGAATGGTAAAGGGCCAGAAGGACAAATCGAAGAAATTCTTGAACGTGGCCTTGAAAGTTTAGTTGGTGAATTTCACCCATTAACTGATGAACAAAGAAAAGTCAGTCATTTCATTGGTTATGCTATTAGTGACAACAAGAAGTTACATAAATACCGTGTTTACTTATCTGAAAATGGTTTAATCCCACAAATGGGCGACATGGTTAAGGTATCAATTAAGGACTACCCTGACAAAGATAATCCTGAATCAATGACAGGTGCTGTTATCAAGATCATTGGTAATAAAAATGATCCTGGCGTTGATATTATGTCAATTGTTTCAGCTCATGATGTCAGAACTGATTGGCCTGAAGATGCAATGGCACAAGCTAATGCAATTCCAGACCATGTTACTGAAGAAGAGAAAAAAGGCAGAGTAGATATTACTGATCAACCTGCCGTAACTATTGATGGGGATGACTCAAAAGACTTTGACGATGCCGTAGTTTTATGGAAACTTCCTAACGGCAACTACCATTTAGGAGTTCATATTGCGGATGTATCTCACTATGTAACTGAAAATACTCCTTTGAATGAAGAAGCCTTTGCTCGTGGCAACAGTACTTACTTGGTTGATCGAGTTATTCCAATGTTGCCATTTAGACTTTCAAATGGTATCTGTTCCTTAAATGAAGGTGTAGACCGTCTTGTCTTATCTTGTGACATGGAAATTACGCCTGAAGGTAAGAGAGTAGGCTACAAGATTTATCCTGCTGTAATGCGCTCACATGGACGTATGACTTACAACAAGGTTAACCAAACCTTGAAGGGCGACATGGACGGTTTGGAAGATAAATACGTCAAATTACGTCCAATGCTTGAAGAAATGGCTGATTTGCATGCTATTTTATACAAGCAACGTCATGCACGTGGTGCGATTGACTTTGAAGAACCAGAAGCAAAGATTATTGTGGATGATCAAGGCAAGCCAACTGATATCGTTCTTCACGAACGTGGTACAGCCGAAAAGATGATCGAGTCCTTCATGTTAATGGCAAATGAAACTGTCGCAGAAGATTTCTACAAGAAGCAAGTTCCATTCTTATACCGTGTTCACGAAACTCCAGATTCTGAAAGAATTAGAAACTTCTTTGAATTCTGTAGTGCATTTGGCTTAAATATTCATGCAGATCCAGAGAACGTTAAGCCATTAGATTTGCAAAAAGTAGTATCTAAGACAACTGGTACACCTGAAGAAGCAGTTGTGCAAATGATGATGTTACGTAGTTTAAAGCAGGCCAGATACTCTGAAGAAGCTTTGGGACACTTTGGCCTTGCGGCTAAATACTACACCCACTTTACTTCACCAATTAGAAGATACTCTGACTTGATGGTGCACAGAATGATTCATGCGTACCAAGAAAAGGGTACTAGTGAAGACATTCAAAAACACTTTGCTGGATATTTACCAGATGTTGCGGAACAAACTTCTACACAAGAAAGACGTTCAATTGATACTGAACGTGAAGTAAACGATTTGAAGATGACAGAATACATGGCAGATCAAGTGGGAGAACACTTTGATGCCGTAGTATCTTCAGTTACTAGTTTCGGGATGTTTATTCAACTGCCTAATACCGTTGAAGGCTTAGTGCATATTTCTAACTTAACTGATGACTTCTACAGCTTTAACGAAAAATCATTGACTTTGACGGGACGTGGTACGCATAAACAATACAAGATAGGGATGCCAATTAAGGTTACCCTTATTAATGCTAACGTTGAACAGCATCAATTGAACTTTGAAGTTTATGACCCTAATGCACCTAAGAGAAAACATCGTGATAGAGGGATGAATAACCGTCGTCGTGGCAATAGAGGTTTCCATAATGATCATGGTCACCGTGGTGGTGGCAACTATAATAGTCGCGGAGACCGTAGAAGTCATGGACGTGGCAGTAATAGAAGAAACCAAAGAAATTTTAAACATTAA
- a CDS encoding glycosyltransferase family 4 protein yields the protein MNIGLYTDTYFPQISGVATSIKTLKDALERQGHNVFIFTTTDPNVKKGTVEPNVFRFSSIPFVSFTDRRIAFRGLFEATKVAKEVNLDIVHTQTEFALGSIGKYVAHQLDIPAIHTYHTMYEDYLHYILNGHLLRPYHVKQFVKSYLKNMDGCIAPSGRVEDLLHRYGVQIPIRVIPTGVDIQGINCDAKRDVRKDLGIAKDVPVILTLSRIAAEKKINHILNVMPDIIEEFPNVKFVIAGDGPDVDVLKDQVERLTLEDYVIFAGNVEHGDVGNYYRMADLFVSASDTETQGLTYIEALAAGTPCVVYDTDYTENIFDKEIFGRTFTTQKEMLEEIIELLKKGRRKIPQEVLQNKLQKISSDQFATDVYNFYQYAIDNYQPKHEDL from the coding sequence ATGAATATTGGTCTTTATACCGATACATATTTTCCCCAGATAAGTGGCGTGGCTACTTCAATAAAGACGTTAAAAGACGCCTTGGAAAGGCAGGGGCATAATGTATTTATTTTTACCACAACAGATCCAAATGTAAAAAAAGGGACAGTGGAGCCAAATGTCTTTCGCTTTAGCAGCATACCGTTTGTTTCGTTTACCGATAGAAGAATAGCCTTTAGAGGGTTGTTCGAAGCTACAAAGGTTGCTAAAGAAGTAAATTTGGATATTGTTCATACACAAACCGAATTTGCCTTGGGAAGTATTGGAAAATATGTAGCTCACCAATTAGATATTCCCGCTATTCATACATACCACACAATGTATGAAGATTACTTGCACTATATTCTTAATGGTCACTTACTTCGTCCATACCATGTTAAACAATTTGTAAAAAGCTATTTGAAAAATATGGATGGCTGTATCGCCCCTAGTGGTCGAGTAGAAGATTTGTTGCACCGTTATGGCGTACAAATTCCTATTAGAGTTATTCCTACTGGCGTAGATATTCAGGGAATAAATTGCGACGCAAAACGTGATGTGCGAAAAGATTTAGGCATTGCTAAGGATGTGCCAGTAATCTTGACATTGAGTAGAATTGCAGCTGAAAAGAAAATAAATCATATTTTAAATGTGATGCCCGATATTATTGAAGAATTTCCAAATGTTAAATTCGTGATTGCTGGTGATGGACCAGATGTTGATGTTCTAAAAGATCAAGTAGAACGTTTAACTTTGGAAGATTATGTGATTTTTGCTGGGAACGTTGAACACGGCGATGTCGGCAACTATTACCGCATGGCAGATCTTTTTGTTTCGGCCAGTGATACAGAAACTCAAGGGCTTACTTATATTGAAGCATTAGCTGCTGGTACTCCATGTGTAGTTTATGATACTGATTACACAGAGAATATTTTTGATAAAGAAATTTTCGGTCGTACCTTCACTACTCAAAAAGAAATGCTAGAAGAAATTATTGAATTGCTTAAAAAAGGGCGCAGAAAAATTCCTCAGGAAGTTTTACAAAATAAATTGCAAAAAATTTCCTCTGATCAATTTGCTACAGATGTATATAATTTTTATCAATATGCAATTGATAATTATCAGCCTAAGCACGAAGATTTATAA
- a CDS encoding IS4 family transposase, with product MKSLHSNILKLMDSIINKIADNIHDFSVSDQAFIRCRKLNSTDLIKLILNMGAGSLNSEIFHAFPDINSRMTASAFEQQKAKLKPECFKEIMAELSQANNAPQLLDDKYLVVAIDGSDFDQPFNPKSKNIFQGKDGRKYCQIHVNAFYDVLNKLYLDMVIQPRQKMDEREAALTMIKKLAQQEKDFLVLMDRGYISFNLIENCNRLKHCHYVMRSKSGDGAFKEIVAMSNHEYDIDLSCRVTSSHYYYVTHKDTEKFLHLILHKKHHYKAVRSKNTRDQRWDFEDMCDVRFRVCKFRINPPGSDDEWEVLITNLDRNEYPLARMKEIYHLRWGIETSFRELKYDLSGIQFHSKKDQFVYMEIYAHFAMYNAVSLSIIASSKPYTQGKYQYQIDFKMACCIWRRYFSISDNSDKNFTQLLLDVAFYLTPIRPGRKDKRNLKVKLVVGFPYRLAA from the coding sequence ATGAAATCCCTTCACTCAAATATTTTAAAGCTGATGGATAGTATTATCAATAAAATCGCTGACAACATTCACGATTTCTCTGTATCTGATCAAGCTTTTATTCGCTGTCGTAAGCTCAATTCCACTGATTTGATTAAGTTAATTCTTAACATGGGAGCTGGCAGCCTGAATTCGGAAATTTTTCATGCTTTTCCTGACATAAATTCTAGAATGACTGCTTCGGCTTTTGAACAACAAAAGGCTAAATTAAAGCCTGAATGCTTTAAAGAAATTATGGCTGAGCTTAGTCAGGCAAACAATGCACCGCAATTACTAGATGACAAATACTTAGTTGTAGCGATTGATGGTTCCGATTTTGATCAGCCTTTTAATCCAAAATCAAAGAATATTTTTCAAGGCAAAGATGGTAGAAAATATTGCCAGATACATGTAAACGCTTTTTATGATGTTTTGAATAAATTATATTTAGACATGGTTATCCAACCTAGACAAAAAATGGATGAACGTGAGGCAGCTTTAACCATGATAAAGAAATTAGCCCAGCAAGAAAAAGATTTTCTAGTCCTGATGGATCGTGGCTACATTAGCTTTAATTTAATTGAAAATTGCAATCGATTAAAACATTGCCACTATGTTATGCGATCAAAATCCGGAGATGGTGCTTTTAAAGAAATTGTAGCTATGTCGAATCATGAATACGATATTGACTTATCATGCAGAGTAACTTCGTCACATTATTATTATGTCACCCATAAAGATACAGAAAAGTTTCTTCACCTGATTCTTCACAAAAAGCATCACTATAAAGCTGTTCGTTCTAAAAATACCAGAGATCAACGCTGGGATTTTGAGGATATGTGTGATGTTAGATTTAGAGTTTGTAAGTTTAGAATCAATCCACCAGGTTCAGACGATGAGTGGGAAGTCCTCATCACCAATTTAGATCGAAATGAATATCCTTTAGCTAGAATGAAAGAGATCTATCATCTTCGCTGGGGAATAGAAACTTCTTTTAGGGAGCTTAAATATGACTTAAGCGGCATACAGTTTCATTCTAAAAAAGATCAATTTGTTTATATGGAAATATACGCCCATTTTGCAATGTATAATGCCGTGAGTTTATCAATAATTGCGAGCTCAAAACCGTATACTCAGGGAAAATATCAATATCAAATAGATTTTAAAATGGCCTGTTGTATCTGGCGACGATATTTTAGTATAAGTGATAATTCAGATAAAAACTTCACACAATTACTGCTAGATGTGGCATTTTATTTAACGCCCATTCGACCAGGAAGAAAAGATAAACGAAATCTAAAAGTTAAATTAGTAGTTGGCTTTCCTTATCGTCTAGCAGCTTGA
- a CDS encoding lysylphosphatidylglycerol synthase transmembrane domain-containing protein — MNKKHLLGVLIVLAISAFVLYTDLKSTPLSEILGAAHGLNIWALIMVFGLMLLSYVCEAGILATLAHRKNEPKRSAWSFLRIPIIQALFNAITPMSTGGQPSQLAAMIQMGMEGGRSTSILLMKFIIYQIVVFFAYVFTIIFGFHTVMTKFAGLAVFIAIGFLIHISSIIFLLAIMFAYRFTKRATNWVMDLLGKFMKKERVEKWRTATLEKIDTFYAESQKLKKEKNKLIISSILTVLQLLFFYSIPFMVLTALNVPCSWSSVTQMNIMIIMFMAIIPIPGASGGAEYSFQTLFSTFVSSHGALILAMFVWRFATYFFGMILGIFGWIFKPKKIKSTESN, encoded by the coding sequence ATGAATAAAAAACATTTATTGGGCGTTCTGATTGTTTTGGCAATCAGTGCCTTTGTTCTATATACGGACTTAAAATCTACGCCATTATCAGAGATATTGGGAGCAGCTCATGGCCTCAATATTTGGGCATTGATAATGGTGTTCGGTCTAATGCTTTTATCCTATGTTTGTGAAGCTGGAATATTGGCAACTTTGGCCCATCGTAAAAATGAGCCTAAACGATCGGCCTGGTCTTTTTTGCGTATTCCTATTATTCAAGCTTTATTTAATGCGATTACGCCAATGTCGACAGGGGGCCAACCTTCGCAACTTGCTGCAATGATCCAAATGGGCATGGAAGGTGGACGTTCAACATCTATCTTGTTAATGAAATTTATCATTTATCAGATAGTTGTGTTCTTCGCCTACGTCTTTACGATTATTTTTGGCTTCCATACAGTAATGACTAAGTTTGCCGGCCTAGCTGTATTTATAGCGATTGGCTTTTTAATCCATATTAGTTCGATCATTTTCTTACTCGCGATTATGTTTGCCTACCGTTTTACCAAAAGAGCAACTAATTGGGTGATGGATTTATTAGGCAAATTTATGAAAAAGGAACGTGTTGAAAAATGGCGTACAGCTACTTTAGAAAAAATCGATACGTTTTATGCAGAAAGTCAAAAACTCAAAAAAGAAAAGAATAAACTAATAATTTCGTCCATTTTAACTGTTTTACAGTTATTGTTCTTTTACTCGATCCCGTTTATGGTGCTGACAGCATTGAATGTTCCATGTTCATGGAGCAGCGTCACGCAGATGAATATTATGATTATTATGTTTATGGCAATTATTCCAATTCCTGGTGCTTCAGGTGGAGCGGAATATAGTTTCCAAACATTGTTTTCTACTTTTGTTTCATCGCATGGTGCTTTAATTCTTGCAATGTTTGTTTGGCGTTTTGCAACTTACTTTTTCGGTATGATTTTAGGAATTTTCGGTTGGATTTTTAAGCCGAAAAAGATAAAAAGTACAGAAAGTAATTAA
- the smpB gene encoding SsrA-binding protein SmpB, with amino-acid sequence MKKEKEKDENLIAQNKKARHDYFIKETYEAGIALTGTEIKSVRARRINLRDGYVQIINGSAFLENVHISEYKQGNRYNHEPLRSRRLLLHKKEINRLAKAQAERGIAIIPLKVYLKHGFAKVLIGVGQGKKEYDKRQTIKERDQKREIHRRYGI; translated from the coding sequence ATGAAAAAAGAAAAAGAAAAAGACGAAAACTTAATTGCACAGAATAAAAAAGCACGCCACGATTATTTCATTAAAGAAACATATGAAGCTGGTATTGCTTTAACTGGGACAGAAATTAAGTCCGTGCGTGCCCGTCGTATCAATTTACGCGATGGCTACGTGCAGATTATTAATGGCTCGGCTTTTTTGGAGAACGTGCATATTAGTGAATATAAGCAAGGCAATCGATATAATCACGAACCACTTAGAAGTCGGCGACTTCTTTTACACAAAAAGGAGATTAATCGATTAGCTAAAGCACAAGCCGAACGTGGTATTGCAATTATTCCATTAAAGGTTTATTTGAAGCACGGTTTTGCTAAAGTTTTAATTGGCGTAGGTCAAGGTAAAAAAGAATATGACAAGCGTCAGACAATTAAAGAAAGAGACCAAAAACGCGAAATTCATCGCAGATATGGTATTTAG
- the secG gene encoding preprotein translocase subunit SecG, which produces MYNLVMTLLIIVSILIVIATMMQPQKQQDALNALSGGAVFSGQTKKRGFEAFMEKVTSVLLVFFFVFAIILAYMSSK; this is translated from the coding sequence TTGTATAATTTAGTTATGACGCTACTAATCATTGTTTCAATTTTAATCGTTATTGCAACAATGATGCAGCCACAAAAACAACAAGATGCATTGAACGCCTTATCAGGCGGAGCCGTTTTTAGTGGTCAAACCAAAAAACGTGGTTTTGAAGCATTTATGGAAAAAGTAACCTCAGTTTTATTGGTATTCTTTTTCGTTTTTGCTATTATTCTAGCTTACATGTCTTCAAAATAA